Genomic DNA from Anaerolineales bacterium:
GGCGAGTTCCTCTTCCGACCATTCCAGGCGCTGCTCATCCGCGAGGATCAGCAAGGGTGCCGAGCGGGGGACGATCTGGGCGAGATCCTGGAAGGCGGCCTTCAGGTGCAGCTCCCAGGAAAGCGGAAGCTCTACCCCGGCCCATTCGCTGACCTCAGACGCAAACGGCCCGGCGGCGTTGACCAGGATCGGCGCGGAAATGTGATGTGCCCCGGCCGGCGTCTCGACCTGCAAGCCCTTGACGGCGCCGCCGGCGATCTCCAGACGCGTGAGCCTGCCAGCCAGGCGAGCCACCCCCGCCAGTGCAGCCTTCCCCAATAGCCAGGTCCCGAGCTCCTGTGCCCGGAACCATCCGGCGCGATGCACTCGCAGTACAGCGAGCGTGCCCGGCGCCAAGTAAGGATAGACCGCTTGGATGGCGGCGGGATCGGAGCAGAACTCCGCACCGCTGGACGCTCCTGCGGAAACTCCCGCCGATCCGAGACCGCGGGGGTCGATGCCAGGTGAGGGAGAGATGTGCAGCTCCCCGCCGCCAAGGCGGGCGATATGCTCGGCACGGACGAGCAAGCCGCGGGCGCCGTCATCGGTCGTGCTGGCGTACAGGTAGCCGCGGCGGTTGAGGCCGAAGGCGTTGCCGGTCTCATCTGCCCAGCGTTGCAGCCAGAACACGCTGCGGTCGATCAGGTGGATCATGGAGGCCTCAG
This window encodes:
- a CDS encoding FAD-binding oxidoreductase, which codes for MGRTTADVVICGAGIAGISAAFHLTLLQPGLRVVVVDERPPLSLTSDKSTECYRNWWPEASMIHLIDRSVFWLQRWADETGNAFGLNRRGYLYASTTDDGARGLLVRAEHIARLGGGELHISPSPGIDPRGLGSAGVSAGASSGAEFCSDPAAIQAVYPYLAPGTLAVLRVHRAGWFRAQELGTWLLGKAALAGVARLAGRLTRLEIAGGAVKGLQVETPAGAHHISAPILVNAAGPFASEVSEWAGVELPLSWELHLKAAFQDLAQIVPRSAPLLILADEQRLEWSEEELALLRQSPADRNLLEPLPGGAHLRPEGPADSRYCLLLWPYHLPSVLPTFPIVPDPAYAEIAMRGMSRLILGLRVYIGRMPPTSVDGGYYTRTPDNLPLIGPTPLGGYFLMAALSGFGVMASPAAGELLARSVLGQDLPRYADSFLLRRFEAPGYWEQLRRAQETGGL